From a region of the Dickeya poaceiphila genome:
- a CDS encoding response regulator transcription factor, whose amino-acid sequence MDRLIKLMIADDHVIMREGLKQIFSLDENLEVVAEAGTGSQVLAQLREHQIDLLLLDMSMPGICGEELIMRIVAQYPRLPILVLSMYSEPQIALRVLKSGALGYIAKDKDPEALLSAIRRVAQGGRYIDHNIAEQIVFADCQTRGGGRRELLTSREHQIMVMLAQGLGVNTIAETLAISNKTVSTHKSRLMEKMQFTTNADIVKYALSQRLIA is encoded by the coding sequence ATGGACAGACTAATAAAACTGATGATCGCCGACGATCATGTGATTATGCGCGAAGGATTAAAGCAAATCTTTTCATTAGACGAAAATCTGGAGGTGGTGGCTGAAGCGGGTACCGGTTCGCAGGTGCTGGCGCAACTTAGGGAGCATCAGATCGATTTATTGCTGCTGGACATGAGTATGCCGGGTATTTGCGGCGAAGAGCTGATTATGCGTATCGTGGCGCAGTATCCGCGTTTGCCCATTCTGGTGTTGAGCATGTATAGCGAACCGCAAATCGCCCTGCGGGTGCTGAAAAGTGGGGCGCTTGGCTATATTGCCAAAGATAAGGACCCGGAAGCGTTATTGTCGGCTATTCGACGGGTGGCGCAGGGAGGGCGCTACATTGACCACAATATTGCCGAGCAGATTGTGTTTGCAGATTGCCAGACCCGTGGCGGCGGTCGTCGTGAACTGCTGACCTCACGGGAACACCAAATCATGGTGATGCTGGCTCAGGGATTAGGGGTCAACACCATTGCTGAAACACTGGCCATCAGCAATAAAACCGTTAGCACCCATAAATCGCGGTTAATGGAGAAAATGCAGTTCACTACGAATGCCGACATTGTGAAGTATGCACTAAGCCAGCGTTTAATCGCCTGA
- a CDS encoding ShlB/FhaC/HecB family hemolysin secretion/activation protein yields MPVSSRKIGLIACFSLIGYTTSAFSASLSPAERNDIQQRQSEVIEQSRQQREALQQLNDIVQTPLKADNAPHGPCFTLHEIHFNHSTLLRPRDQAALTAGYLNRCNNLEQINQLVHDVSNWYIQRGYITSRAFLSEQDLSGGVLQLEILEGRLETITINNHTERMTRTAFPAREGEILNLRDIEQGMEQMNRMPSQQVTIEILPGSKPGYSVVNLTREAHLPFSVGLTFDNSGQKSTGEEQLNGSLTLDNLFGFADQWFISGGHSSRFATSHDAESLQAGFSIPYGYWNLGYSYSQSRYRNTFINRDFPWRSTGNSDTHRLSLSRVVFRNGTMKTAIAGTLSQRTGNNYLNGAFLPSSSRKLSNVSLGVNHSQKLWGGLMTFNPAYSRGVRWFGAETDADNSADEPLAEFNKWTLSASYYRPISDSVTYLGSVYGQYSARALYGSEQLTLGGESSVRGFREQYTSGNRGAYWRNELNWQVWQLPVLGNVTFMAAVDGGHLYNHKQDDATAASLWGGAVGATVANRWLSQQVTVGWPISYPSWLQPDTMVVGYRVGLSF; encoded by the coding sequence ATGCCTGTCAGCAGCAGGAAAATTGGCCTGATCGCTTGTTTTTCCCTCATCGGTTATACCACCTCTGCGTTTTCTGCGTCGTTGAGTCCGGCGGAACGAAATGACATTCAGCAACGCCAATCGGAAGTGATTGAGCAATCTCGCCAGCAGCGAGAAGCGTTGCAGCAATTAAACGATATCGTGCAGACGCCATTAAAAGCGGATAACGCGCCGCACGGTCCCTGCTTTACCCTGCACGAGATTCACTTTAATCACAGCACGCTATTACGCCCACGTGACCAGGCGGCGCTGACCGCGGGTTACCTTAATCGTTGTAATAATCTCGAACAGATCAACCAACTGGTGCATGACGTCAGCAACTGGTATATCCAGCGTGGCTATATCACCAGTCGGGCATTTTTGAGCGAACAGGATCTATCCGGCGGCGTGTTGCAACTGGAGATCCTCGAAGGTCGGTTGGAAACGATCACCATCAATAACCATACCGAACGCATGACCCGTACCGCGTTTCCGGCACGGGAAGGGGAGATCCTGAATCTGCGCGATATCGAACAAGGTATGGAGCAGATGAACCGTATGCCGTCTCAACAGGTCACGATTGAGATCCTGCCGGGCAGCAAGCCGGGATATTCGGTGGTTAACCTGACCCGCGAAGCTCACCTGCCGTTTAGCGTCGGCCTTACCTTTGATAACAGCGGCCAAAAAAGCACCGGTGAAGAGCAACTCAATGGCAGCCTGACATTAGATAACCTGTTCGGTTTTGCCGACCAGTGGTTTATCAGCGGTGGTCACAGCAGCCGTTTTGCCACCAGCCACGATGCCGAAAGCCTGCAAGCAGGTTTCTCCATACCCTATGGTTACTGGAATCTGGGTTACAGTTATTCCCAAAGTCGTTATCGCAATACCTTCATCAACCGCGATTTTCCCTGGCGTTCTACCGGTAACAGCGATACCCATCGGCTATCGTTGTCTCGCGTGGTGTTCCGCAACGGCACGATGAAAACCGCTATTGCCGGTACGCTCAGCCAGCGCACCGGCAATAACTACCTCAATGGCGCGTTTTTACCATCCAGCAGCCGCAAGCTGAGCAACGTCTCGCTTGGCGTCAATCACAGCCAGAAATTGTGGGGCGGACTGATGACCTTCAACCCTGCCTATAGCAGAGGGGTTCGTTGGTTTGGGGCGGAAACGGATGCGGACAACAGTGCGGATGAACCGCTGGCAGAGTTCAATAAATGGACGCTGTCGGCCAGTTATTATCGTCCCATAAGTGACAGTGTCACTTATCTTGGCAGTGTATACGGCCAATACTCGGCCCGTGCGCTTTACGGCAGCGAACAACTAACGCTGGGCGGGGAATCTTCCGTGCGCGGATTCCGCGAACAATACACCTCCGGCAATAGGGGGGCCTATTGGCGTAACGAACTGAATTGGCAGGTATGGCAGTTACCGGTGTTGGGCAACGTCACCTTCATGGCGGCTGTTGATGGGGGTCACCTCTATAACCATAAACAGGATGACGCGACGGCGGCCTCATTATGGGGGGGCGCCGTCGGCGCGACCGTTGCCAACCGCTGGCTGAGCCAACAGGTGACGGTAGGATGGCCGATCTCCTACCCGTCATGGTTGCAACCCGACACCATGGTGGTGGGTTATCGGGTGGGACTGTCGTTTTAA
- a CDS encoding lytic murein transglycosylase gives MVNNRTYTLSMRSMAKAIMLLLGTGVLSSCAHHGYSHECQNIDSLLKSHGITDSPTGLPTPDESFEQWKAEVRQDALSQGITADTFDNAFAGLTPDSDVVAATQKQPELVTPVWTYIEQRVTPDNIAQGKTLLNQYAKVAARIDQRYQVEPPLLFAFLSIESNYGANTGNKAAIRSLATLDYYNYRRAFNRQNLIAALRMIQNGDAQPQQIKGSWAGAMGMPQFMPTSYLQYAVDFDGDHRPDIWTSFPDTLASVANYMQKAKWKAGVPWGFEVNLPTDFDYSLSGMDNQKTIADWQALGVKAAVPRDLASLSAENASILLPVGKNGPAFLVTGNYRAILRYNNYMSYALTVGLLSDNYQRDTPVLKPWPRQETPLTRKEREALQILLQEKQLYQGAIDGNIGPETTRAIRAYQQQQGLPADGYPDHALLDRLRCR, from the coding sequence ATGGTCAATAACAGAACATACACCTTATCAATGAGGTCAATGGCGAAGGCGATAATGTTGCTGCTCGGCACAGGGGTGTTAAGTTCATGCGCCCACCATGGTTATTCGCATGAATGCCAAAATATTGATAGCTTGCTGAAATCCCACGGCATTACTGATTCACCAACCGGGCTACCCACACCGGATGAAAGTTTTGAGCAATGGAAAGCCGAGGTGCGTCAGGATGCCCTTTCTCAGGGGATTACGGCTGACACCTTTGATAACGCGTTTGCCGGCCTGACTCCGGATAGTGATGTAGTGGCGGCCACGCAAAAACAGCCAGAGTTAGTCACGCCGGTGTGGACCTATATTGAACAACGGGTGACGCCAGATAACATTGCGCAAGGGAAAACGTTGCTTAATCAATACGCGAAGGTGGCGGCGCGTATCGATCAGCGCTATCAGGTAGAGCCGCCCTTGCTGTTTGCCTTCCTCTCCATTGAAAGTAACTATGGTGCCAACACCGGTAATAAAGCGGCCATCCGCTCACTTGCCACGTTGGATTACTACAATTACCGTCGGGCGTTTAACCGGCAGAATCTGATTGCGGCGTTACGTATGATTCAAAATGGCGATGCACAACCACAGCAAATAAAAGGTTCCTGGGCTGGCGCAATGGGAATGCCTCAGTTCATGCCGACGTCTTACCTGCAATACGCCGTGGATTTTGATGGCGATCACCGCCCCGATATCTGGACGTCGTTCCCCGATACGCTGGCGTCGGTGGCGAACTATATGCAGAAGGCCAAATGGAAAGCGGGCGTACCCTGGGGATTTGAAGTGAATCTGCCCACTGATTTTGATTATTCGCTTTCCGGTATGGATAACCAGAAAACCATCGCTGACTGGCAGGCGCTGGGGGTAAAAGCCGCAGTGCCCAGAGATCTGGCATCGCTGTCTGCTGAAAATGCCTCAATACTGCTGCCGGTCGGGAAGAATGGCCCGGCGTTTCTGGTAACCGGCAATTACCGCGCCATCCTGCGTTATAACAACTATATGTCTTATGCGTTGACCGTTGGCTTGCTGTCGGATAACTATCAACGCGATACGCCGGTGCTCAAGCCCTGGCCGCGTCAGGAAACGCCGTTAACACGCAAAGAACGCGAGGCGCTGCAAATCCTGTTACAGGAAAAGCAGCTTTATCAGGGAGCAATCGACGGCAACATTGGCCCAGAGACGACGCGGGCGATTCGTGCTTACCAGCAGCAGCAGGGGCTACCGGCGGATGGGTATCCCGATCATGCCTTGCTTGACAGGCTGCGTTGTCGTTAA
- a CDS encoding sigma 54-interacting transcriptional regulator, with the protein MTIRNNNEPSQSHHCVSHESLLTLPQEAEDIHGSLSSLIHTIAPLNVDIVLEGETGTGKDTLASRIHQLSGCAGPLVAVNCAAVPETLAESELFGVVSGAYTGASRSRAGYLETADKGILFLDEIDSMPLTLQAKLLRVLESRGIERLGSTQFKPVDMRVIVATQTPLRKLVEEGRFRRDLYFRLDTVKIQLPTLRSRTEIILPLFQRFLHEAAARLKRPLPKVSATIQEQLLMHSWPGNIRELKAAAERWVLGLSPVPMAVDGGETESDAPLTSLKMRLRRIERFLIQDALQRNDHCIDTVVNELGIPKRTLYHRIKLLNVAARGL; encoded by the coding sequence ATGACGATAAGGAATAACAATGAACCCTCGCAGTCACATCATTGTGTCTCCCATGAGTCCTTGTTAACCCTTCCGCAGGAAGCGGAAGATATACACGGATCGCTATCTTCTCTCATCCACACTATCGCCCCCCTTAATGTTGATATCGTACTGGAGGGTGAAACCGGCACCGGCAAAGATACGCTGGCGAGCCGCATTCATCAGCTTTCCGGTTGCGCCGGCCCGCTGGTGGCGGTGAACTGTGCCGCTGTACCGGAAACGCTGGCAGAAAGTGAGTTGTTTGGCGTGGTATCCGGGGCTTATACCGGCGCCAGCCGCTCCCGCGCCGGGTATCTTGAAACCGCTGATAAAGGCATTCTGTTTTTGGATGAAATAGACAGTATGCCGCTGACGCTACAGGCCAAATTGCTGCGGGTGTTGGAAAGTCGCGGTATCGAACGTTTAGGCAGTACTCAATTTAAACCGGTGGATATGCGGGTGATTGTCGCTACACAAACGCCGTTGCGAAAATTGGTGGAAGAGGGGCGTTTTCGGCGTGATCTCTACTTCCGACTGGACACGGTAAAAATTCAGTTGCCGACGTTACGTTCGCGTACGGAGATCATTCTGCCGTTATTTCAGCGCTTTTTGCATGAAGCCGCCGCCCGCCTGAAACGACCATTGCCGAAGGTATCCGCGACCATTCAGGAACAACTATTGATGCATAGCTGGCCTGGCAACATTCGTGAACTCAAAGCCGCTGCCGAACGCTGGGTGCTGGGATTGTCGCCCGTGCCAATGGCGGTTGATGGTGGTGAAACAGAAAGCGATGCGCCGCTGACATCGCTGAAGATGCGGTTGCGCCGCATTGAGCGCTTCCTGATTCAGGATGCGTTGCAGCGTAACGATCATTGTATCGATACGGTGGTCAATGAACTGGGGATTCCCAAACGTACGCTTTATCATCGCATCAAGTTGCTGAATGTGGCGGCGCGCGGGCTGTAA
- a CDS encoding HrpE/YscL family type III secretion apparatus protein: MLGRRCLKLVAGLAVQEAELIRIGQCQEYQDQAAVGEKSRLQVDAMTQALNIAPRAECYPALLRELLRTQGGEGRGTLFCHPERQADVSAWLAQHSHLGWTLNNDNALAQDTLKLITEQGVMTLSWQRVVTHRLTKTETLSLN; encoded by the coding sequence ATGTTGGGCAGACGGTGTTTAAAACTGGTGGCGGGTTTGGCTGTGCAGGAAGCAGAATTGATCCGGATTGGGCAATGTCAGGAATATCAGGACCAGGCCGCCGTGGGTGAAAAATCCCGGCTACAGGTGGATGCAATGACTCAGGCTCTCAACATCGCCCCCAGGGCTGAATGCTATCCGGCACTGTTGCGTGAACTGCTGCGTACGCAGGGTGGAGAAGGGCGTGGCACGCTGTTTTGTCACCCTGAGCGTCAGGCTGATGTCTCCGCCTGGTTAGCCCAGCACAGCCACCTTGGCTGGACATTGAACAATGACAATGCCCTGGCACAGGATACCCTGAAACTGATCACCGAACAGGGCGTGATGACCCTGAGCTGGCAACGGGTGGTAACACATCGTCTGACGAAGACGGAAACGTTATCGTTAAATTGA